Proteins from a genomic interval of Pseudomonas versuta:
- a CDS encoding gluconate:H+ symporter yields the protein MTPSSGYGLLLYAAIAIIALIVLIARYKINPFIVITLVAIGLGLMAGMPAGSVIGAYEGGVGKTLGHIALVVALGTMLGKMMAESGGAEQVARTLIDRFGERNAHWAMVCIAFVVGLPLFFEVGFVLLVPIAFTVARRVGVSVLMVGLPMVAGLSVVHALVPPHPAAMLAVQAYQASVGQTLMYAILIGVPTAIIAGPVFAKFIVPRIQLPDVNPLEQQFINREPRARLPSCSITLGTILLPVLLMLVGGWANLISTPGSGFNQFLQFIGNSVMALLIATVVSFWTLGLAQGFSRESILKFTNECLAPTASITLLVGAGGGLNRILIDSGVTTEIVGLAQDFQLSPLFMGWVFAALMRIATGSATVAMTTASGIVAPVALGLGYPHPELLVLATGAGSVIFSHVNDGGFWLVKEYFNMTVAQTFKTWTVLETLISVIAFGFTLILSELI from the coding sequence ATGACGCCATCTTCGGGCTACGGGCTGCTGTTGTATGCGGCCATTGCCATCATTGCGCTGATCGTTCTGATTGCGCGCTACAAGATCAATCCGTTTATCGTCATTACCCTGGTTGCCATCGGCCTGGGCCTGATGGCGGGCATGCCTGCGGGCAGTGTGATCGGGGCTTATGAGGGCGGTGTCGGCAAAACCCTGGGGCATATTGCGCTGGTGGTGGCCCTGGGCACGATGCTCGGCAAGATGATGGCAGAGTCGGGTGGCGCCGAGCAGGTAGCACGTACCCTGATTGATCGTTTCGGTGAGCGCAACGCGCATTGGGCCATGGTCTGCATCGCCTTTGTGGTGGGCCTGCCGCTGTTTTTCGAAGTCGGTTTTGTGCTGCTGGTGCCAATCGCTTTTACCGTTGCCCGGCGGGTCGGGGTGTCGGTGCTGATGGTCGGCTTGCCGATGGTGGCCGGGTTGTCGGTGGTGCATGCACTGGTGCCGCCGCACCCGGCTGCGATGCTGGCGGTGCAGGCGTATCAGGCGTCGGTCGGGCAAACCCTGATGTACGCGATTCTGATCGGCGTTCCCACGGCGATCATCGCCGGTCCGGTATTTGCCAAATTCATCGTGCCGCGTATTCAGTTGCCGGACGTTAACCCGCTGGAACAGCAGTTCATCAATCGCGAACCGCGCGCACGGCTACCCAGTTGCAGCATTACCCTGGGCACGATTTTGCTGCCGGTATTGCTGATGCTGGTCGGCGGCTGGGCCAACCTGATCTCGACCCCGGGCAGCGGTTTTAATCAGTTTCTGCAATTTATCGGCAACTCGGTAATGGCTCTGCTGATCGCGACCGTTGTCAGCTTCTGGACCCTGGGGCTGGCCCAGGGCTTCAGTCGTGAATCGATCCTCAAATTCACCAATGAGTGTCTGGCGCCTACGGCCAGCATCACCTTGCTAGTGGGGGCCGGGGGCGGCCTGAACCGGATTCTGATCGACTCTGGGGTGACCACCGAAATTGTTGGCCTGGCCCAGGACTTTCAGTTGTCGCCGCTGTTCATGGGGTGGGTGTTTGCAGCCCTGATGCGCATCGCCACAGGCTCGGCCACCGTCGCCATGACCACGGCGTCGGGGATTGTGGCGCCCGTGGCGCTGGGGCTGGGTTATCCACATCCGGAGTTATTGGTGCTGGCCACGGGCGCAGGCTCGGTGATTTTTTCCCACGTGAATGACGGCGGCTTCTGGCTGGTGAAGGAATACTTCAATATGACCGTCGCGCAGACCTTCAAAACCTGGACGGTGCTGGAAACCTTGATTTCAGTCATCGCATTCGGTTTTACCCTGATCCTTTCAGAGCTGATTTAA
- a CDS encoding SulP family inorganic anion transporter, with amino-acid sequence MKLTRLRADVLAGLTTSFALLPECIAFALVAHLNPLMGLYGAFIICTLTALFGGRPGMVSGAAGSMAVVIVALVVQQGVQYLLATVLLGGLIMLAFGLLRLGKLVRMVPHSVMLGFVNGLAIIIAMAQLDHFKDGATWLTGAPLYLMIGLVALTMAIVYWLPRVTRAAPPALVAILGVGLAVWLLGLPTRTLGDMAHIAGGLPTFSLPDIPWSLETLRIIAPYAIVMALVGLLETLLTLNLTDEITESRGFPDRECVALGAANMVSGVFGGMGGCAMIGQTVVNLSSGGRGRLSGVTAGLMILMFILFLSPFIERIPLAALVGVMFVVSQQTFAWASLRVLNKVPLNDVLVIIAVTVITVFTDLAVAVLCGVIIAALNFAWQQARQLYADTYLESDGSKLYRVHGTLFFASTAAFLKQFDPAGDPAKVTLDCSHLSFVDYSAIAALDTLRERYRKADKHLRVLHLSERSKKLLKRARVHHE; translated from the coding sequence ATGAAACTCACACGTCTGCGCGCTGATGTCCTGGCCGGACTCACGACGTCGTTCGCCCTGCTGCCCGAGTGCATTGCTTTCGCCCTGGTTGCCCACCTCAATCCGTTGATGGGGCTGTACGGGGCGTTCATCATTTGCACCCTTACCGCGCTCTTCGGCGGACGGCCGGGCATGGTATCCGGCGCTGCCGGCTCCATGGCCGTGGTGATTGTCGCGCTGGTGGTGCAACAGGGCGTGCAATACCTGCTGGCCACGGTGCTGCTGGGCGGGCTGATCATGCTGGCGTTCGGGCTGCTCAGGCTCGGCAAGCTGGTGCGCATGGTGCCGCACTCGGTGATGCTGGGTTTCGTCAACGGCCTGGCGATCATCATTGCCATGGCCCAACTGGATCATTTCAAGGATGGTGCAACCTGGCTGACCGGCGCGCCGTTGTACCTGATGATCGGGCTGGTGGCGCTGACCATGGCCATCGTCTATTGGCTGCCCCGGGTGACCCGCGCCGCGCCGCCGGCCCTGGTGGCAATCCTGGGGGTGGGGCTGGCGGTCTGGCTGTTGGGGTTGCCGACCCGCACCCTGGGTGACATGGCGCACATTGCCGGTGGCTTGCCGACGTTCAGTCTGCCCGATATCCCGTGGAGCCTTGAAACCCTGCGCATCATCGCGCCCTACGCCATCGTGATGGCGCTGGTCGGCCTGCTGGAAACCCTGCTGACCCTGAACCTGACCGATGAAATTACCGAGAGCCGTGGCTTCCCGGACCGCGAGTGCGTGGCCTTGGGGGCCGCGAACATGGTGTCAGGGGTGTTTGGCGGCATGGGCGGCTGCGCAATGATCGGCCAGACCGTGGTTAACCTCAGCTCCGGCGGGCGCGGTCGATTGTCCGGGGTAACGGCGGGGCTCATGATCCTGATGTTCATACTGTTTCTGTCGCCGTTTATCGAGCGCATTCCGCTGGCCGCGCTGGTTGGCGTGATGTTCGTGGTCTCGCAGCAGACCTTTGCCTGGGCTTCATTACGGGTCTTGAACAAGGTGCCGCTCAACGATGTACTGGTGATCATCGCGGTAACGGTGATTACCGTGTTCACCGATCTGGCCGTCGCCGTGCTGTGCGGAGTGATCATTGCGGCACTCAATTTTGCCTGGCAGCAAGCGCGACAGCTGTACGCCGACACGTATCTTGAGAGTGACGGCAGCAAGCTGTACCGGGTTCACGGCACGCTGTTTTTTGCTTCGACGGCGGCCTTTCTCAAACAGTTCGACCCTGCCGGCGACCCTGCCAAAGTGACCCTTGATTGCAGCCATCTGAGCTTTGTCGACTACTCGGCGATTGCCGCGCTGGACACCCTGCGCGAGCGTTACAGAAAAGCGGACAAGCACCTGCGGGTCCTGCATTTGTCCGAGCGCAGCAAAAAACTGCTCAAGCGCGCGCGGGTACACCACGAGTAA
- the ggt gene encoding gamma-glutamyltransferase: protein MRVVWFKTLALTAAIAASSSAFAVTLEGGAVAAPDQYGAEVAAQILKKGGNAVDAAVATAFTLAVTYPEAGNIGGGGFMTLFIDGKPYFLDYRETAPKAASRDMYLNDKGEIIENLSLVGSRAAGVPGTVMGLWEVHQRFGKLPWSELLTPAVGYAKNGFKVAGQQYQYREDALALFNGTTNFSDYFGTMKPGETFKQPELAATLERIADQGAKDFYQGKTADLLVAQMQQDKGLITKEDLNDYKVNWREPMRVDFRGNTLYTAPLPSSGGIALAQLIGIKEDRAADFKGVELNSAPYIHLLAEIEKRVFADRADYLGDPDFGKMPVAELTDPAYIAKRAKEVNPQAISTTANVKPGLEPHQTTHFSIVDKQGNAVSNTYTLNWDYGNGVVVKGAGFLLNDEMDDFSSKPGVANAFGVVGGNANAIEPGKRMLSSMSPSLVTRDGQVTLVLGTPGGSRIFTSIFQVLNNIYDYNLALEKAVSAQRVHHQLLPKDTIYYDAYAPLTGNVADELKTMGYTLEDQGWNMGDIQAIRVNGTQLETASDPRGRGVGRVVK from the coding sequence ATGCGTGTTGTATGGTTCAAAACCCTGGCCTTGACGGCTGCCATCGCAGCCAGCTCTTCAGCGTTTGCCGTCACGCTGGAAGGCGGGGCAGTGGCGGCACCGGATCAATACGGTGCTGAAGTCGCGGCGCAAATTCTCAAAAAAGGCGGCAATGCCGTCGACGCAGCGGTCGCTACCGCGTTCACTCTGGCCGTGACTTACCCCGAAGCCGGGAACATTGGTGGCGGTGGTTTCATGACCCTGTTTATCGATGGCAAACCCTACTTCCTCGACTATCGTGAAACGGCGCCCAAGGCTGCCAGCCGCGACATGTACCTCAATGACAAGGGCGAAATCATCGAGAACCTGAGCCTGGTTGGCTCGCGCGCTGCTGGCGTGCCGGGTACGGTGATGGGCTTGTGGGAGGTGCATCAGCGTTTTGGCAAATTGCCATGGAGCGAGCTGCTGACCCCGGCCGTGGGTTATGCAAAAAACGGTTTCAAGGTGGCCGGTCAGCAATATCAATACCGCGAAGATGCCCTGGCCCTGTTTAACGGCACCACCAATTTCAGCGACTATTTCGGCACCATGAAGCCTGGCGAGACCTTCAAGCAGCCAGAGCTGGCCGCCACCCTGGAGCGCATTGCCGACCAGGGCGCCAAAGACTTCTACCAGGGCAAGACTGCCGACCTGCTGGTCGCTCAAATGCAGCAGGACAAAGGCCTGATCACCAAAGAAGATCTCAATGACTACAAGGTCAACTGGCGTGAGCCGATGCGGGTCGATTTTCGCGGCAACACCTTGTACACCGCACCACTGCCGAGCTCTGGCGGTATCGCGCTGGCGCAACTGATCGGCATCAAGGAAGACCGTGCGGCGGACTTCAAAGGCGTGGAGCTGAACTCGGCACCTTACATCCACCTGTTGGCTGAAATTGAAAAGCGCGTGTTTGCCGACCGTGCCGATTACCTCGGCGATCCGGATTTCGGCAAGATGCCGGTGGCTGAATTGACCGACCCGGCCTACATCGCCAAGCGGGCGAAAGAAGTGAACCCGCAAGCGATTTCGACAACGGCCAACGTCAAGCCAGGCCTGGAACCGCATCAGACCACGCACTTCTCCATCGTCGATAAACAAGGCAACGCTGTCAGCAACACCTACACCCTGAACTGGGATTACGGCAACGGGGTTGTGGTTAAAGGTGCGGGCTTCCTGCTCAACGACGAAATGGACGACTTCAGCTCCAAGCCGGGGGTTGCCAATGCCTTTGGTGTGGTCGGCGGCAATGCCAACGCCATCGAGCCGGGCAAGCGCATGCTGTCGTCGATGAGCCCAAGCCTGGTGACCCGCGACGGTCAGGTCACTCTGGTGCTCGGTACGCCGGGTGGTTCGCGGATCTTCACCTCGATCTTCCAGGTGCTGAACAATATCTACGACTACAACCTGGCGCTGGAAAAAGCCGTTTCCGCGCAGCGCGTGCATCACCAGTTGCTGCCTAAAGACACGATCTACTACGACGCCTACGCGCCACTCACCGGCAACGTGGCCGACGAGCTGAAAACCATGGGCTACACCCTGGAAGATCAGGGCTGGAACATGGGCGATATTCAGGCGATCCGGGTTAACGGCACTCAGCTGGAAACCGCCTCTGACCCCCGTGGTCGCGGGGTTGGCAGGGTTGTGAAGTAA